From Vibrio tritonius, the proteins below share one genomic window:
- a CDS encoding S66 family peptidase gives MTIRLAPRLKVGDTIGFFSPSSPATVFAPNRFARAKTYLEQQGFKLKAGLLTGKEDNYRSGSIQQRAEELNQLIRDPAVRCIISTIGGSNSNSILPYIDYAALKNDPKIIIGYSDVTALLLGIYAQTGLVTYYGPALVASFGELPPLVDQTFASFKDLLCDVPALPYAYTMPRYWTDVRVGWENQVEEKPVSANHWEFRGEGKISGRLIGGNLNTMAGIWGSPYMPEIEQGDILLIEDSLKGIETVERSFAHLKLCGVFDKVAAVILGKHEGFDHRETYRSPYDVLLEVLNGQQVPIVNGFDSCHTHPMLTTPIGAHVTIDFEKRQVLLDRPWIEG, from the coding sequence ATGACAATTCGTTTAGCACCACGCCTTAAAGTGGGTGATACCATCGGCTTCTTTTCTCCCTCTTCTCCTGCGACCGTATTTGCCCCGAATCGTTTTGCTCGAGCCAAAACGTATTTGGAACAACAAGGTTTTAAACTCAAAGCGGGTTTGCTAACGGGTAAAGAGGATAACTATCGTTCTGGGTCAATACAGCAAAGGGCTGAAGAGCTTAACCAATTGATTCGCGACCCTGCAGTTCGCTGCATCATTTCAACCATTGGTGGCAGTAACAGTAACTCCATATTGCCTTACATTGATTACGCGGCACTGAAAAACGATCCGAAAATCATCATCGGTTATTCCGATGTCACAGCGCTGTTACTGGGTATTTACGCGCAAACGGGGTTAGTCACTTACTATGGTCCCGCCTTGGTTGCCTCTTTTGGTGAATTGCCGCCGCTGGTGGATCAAACCTTTGCTTCGTTTAAGGATTTGCTGTGTGATGTGCCTGCACTGCCATACGCTTATACCATGCCCAGGTACTGGACGGATGTTCGAGTTGGTTGGGAGAACCAAGTTGAAGAGAAGCCTGTCAGTGCTAACCATTGGGAATTTCGTGGCGAAGGTAAAATCTCGGGGCGATTGATTGGTGGCAACCTTAATACCATGGCGGGGATCTGGGGATCGCCTTACATGCCTGAGATTGAGCAGGGCGACATCTTGCTTATTGAAGACAGCCTCAAAGGCATTGAAACCGTCGAACGGTCGTTCGCTCACCTTAAATTGTGTGGCGTATTTGATAAGGTTGCCGCGGTTATTTTGGGTAAACACGAAGGGTTCGATCACCGAGAAACCTATCGTTCACCTTATGATGTGCTGCTTGAAGTGCTTAATGGGCAGCAAGTCCCTATCGTCAATGGTTTCGATAGCTGCCATACCCACCCGATGTTAACCACACCGATTGGCGCGCATGTCACGATTGATTTTGAAAAGCGTCAGGTACTCTTGGATAGGCCATGGATAGAAGGTTGA
- a CDS encoding Gfo/Idh/MocA family oxidoreductase — translation MAKQLTIGYIGNGKSTNRYHLPFALKLGDKIKVKTIFTPSGKMDWAQIEGVHYTTDLYELLNDPDIQVVVITTPSQYHYELAKQVLIAGKNCVVEKPFTETSAQAEELFALAKEMGLMLQCYQNRRFDSDFLTVQEVIKSDKLGDLLELEMHFDYFRPEVPENTTSFSRINSYLYGHACHTLDQVISLFGEPDSVHYDVRQLLGKGRMNDYFDIDLYYGVFKVSVKSSFFRLKSRPSFVVYGKKGMFVKETKDRQEEHLKQFYMPDNADFGLDKPEHYGVLTYIDEQGIYHEEKVPSVAGDYSRYYQALYDTLIHGQVPEVTPQQTLLQIRLLEKGIKTIS, via the coding sequence ATGGCGAAACAACTAACGATTGGTTACATCGGTAATGGCAAAAGTACCAACCGTTATCATCTGCCCTTTGCTTTGAAATTGGGTGACAAAATCAAGGTCAAGACCATCTTCACCCCGAGCGGCAAAATGGATTGGGCTCAGATAGAGGGAGTTCACTACACTACGGATCTCTATGAATTACTTAACGATCCTGACATTCAAGTGGTAGTCATCACGACTCCATCCCAATACCACTATGAATTAGCGAAACAGGTGCTGATTGCGGGTAAAAACTGTGTAGTAGAAAAACCGTTTACCGAAACCTCAGCTCAGGCCGAGGAGCTATTTGCCTTAGCCAAAGAAATGGGCTTGATGTTGCAGTGTTATCAAAACCGTCGTTTTGATAGTGATTTTCTCACCGTTCAAGAGGTGATTAAAAGTGACAAACTGGGCGACTTGCTCGAGTTGGAAATGCATTTTGACTATTTCCGCCCAGAAGTTCCGGAAAACACGACGTCGTTTAGCCGCATCAACTCTTATCTCTATGGTCATGCTTGTCATACGTTGGACCAAGTGATCTCACTGTTTGGTGAACCTGATAGCGTGCATTACGACGTTCGACAGCTGCTCGGTAAGGGGCGAATGAACGATTACTTTGATATCGACTTATACTATGGCGTGTTCAAGGTGTCGGTAAAATCGAGCTTCTTCCGTCTTAAATCTCGGCCAAGTTTTGTCGTTTATGGTAAAAAAGGTATGTTTGTCAAAGAGACAAAAGATCGCCAAGAAGAGCATTTAAAACAGTTTTATATGCCCGATAACGCTGACTTTGGTCTGGATAAGCCTGAGCACTACGGTGTTTTGACTTACATAGACGAGCAAGGTATCTATCATGAAGAGAAAGTGCCTTCCGTCGCTGGTGACTACTCTCGCTACTATCAGGCCCTATATGACACGCTTATCCATGGTCAAGTTCCGGAAGTCACACCACAGCAAACCTTGCTGCAGATCCGTTTGCTTGAAAAAGGGATTAAGACAATTTCTTAG
- a CDS encoding type II toxin-antitoxin system RelE/ParE family toxin produces MNVVWSPLALEKLGDAAEFISLDDPVAAENWVNDVFDKTELLGTMPEMGRLVPELHNSNYREIIFGNYRIIYSIGLEIQILTIRNCRQILTKDDV; encoded by the coding sequence ATGAATGTTGTTTGGTCTCCATTAGCACTTGAAAAATTAGGGGATGCAGCTGAATTTATTTCACTTGACGATCCTGTCGCAGCAGAAAATTGGGTTAATGACGTTTTTGATAAAACAGAATTATTAGGAACAATGCCTGAAATGGGGCGGTTAGTTCCAGAATTGCATAATTCCAATTATCGGGAAATTATTTTTGGTAACTATCGTATAATTTATAGTATTGGTCTTGAAATACAAATACTTACAATAAGAAATTGTCGGCAGATTTTAACAAAAGATGACGTCTGA
- a CDS encoding MBL fold metallo-hydrolase has translation MSMMSRKLITALVAATLFQAPLSYANTESHLVTQQAGGYAVQVGQVRVTALNDGTVPQDAKKLLRNVSQKEIDQDLAHHFQTNPVEGSINAFLIQLPQHNVLVDTGLGQVYGPNVGGKVVADLDALGIKPADITEILITHSHSDHTGGLIKDGKPVFTNATVYVGKPDIDFFFSDEEMKKSPYGQGYFDGARSTLKPYLDEHKVKTFSGSQEILPGITATVHPGHTPGAAFYRLDSKGESITFVGDIIHIAAVQFANPNVTIIYDQDQSKAKTVRKNAFADFAKQKELIAAPHLSFPGIGHIRADGKGYDWVPVDYVNRTPANK, from the coding sequence ATGTCAATGATGTCGCGCAAACTGATAACTGCATTAGTTGCAGCAACGTTATTCCAAGCACCATTGAGTTACGCTAACACCGAATCCCATTTGGTCACTCAACAAGCAGGTGGCTATGCGGTTCAAGTGGGGCAAGTTCGTGTCACCGCTCTTAATGATGGCACTGTGCCTCAAGATGCCAAAAAATTGCTGCGTAATGTGAGCCAAAAAGAGATTGACCAAGATCTCGCGCACCATTTTCAGACAAACCCCGTAGAAGGTTCAATTAATGCATTTCTGATTCAATTACCCCAGCATAACGTATTGGTTGATACTGGCTTGGGTCAAGTATATGGACCAAATGTTGGCGGCAAAGTAGTCGCAGACTTAGACGCATTAGGTATCAAACCGGCTGATATCACAGAAATTTTGATCACCCACTCCCACTCTGATCACACTGGAGGTCTGATTAAAGATGGTAAGCCTGTCTTTACCAATGCTACCGTGTATGTCGGTAAGCCTGATATCGATTTCTTCTTTAGCGATGAAGAAATGAAAAAATCCCCTTATGGGCAAGGCTACTTTGATGGAGCTCGTTCTACGCTTAAACCCTATTTGGATGAGCACAAAGTGAAGACCTTTAGCGGTAGCCAAGAAATTCTGCCTGGAATCACAGCGACCGTACATCCGGGACACACTCCTGGTGCCGCCTTTTATCGCTTAGACAGCAAAGGAGAAAGCATTACCTTTGTTGGAGATATCATTCATATTGCTGCCGTTCAGTTTGCTAATCCAAACGTGACGATTATTTACGACCAAGATCAATCAAAAGCCAAAACTGTACGTAAGAATGCCTTTGCTGATTTTGCCAAGCAAAAAGAGTTAATTGCAGCACCCCATTTGTCGTTTCCGGGCATTGGACACATTCGTGCTGACGGTAAAGGATACGATTGGGTGCCTGTCGATTATGTTAATCGTACTCCTGCAAATAAATAG
- a CDS encoding sensor domain-containing diguanylate cyclase, translating into MVKQSDYSAMYDRALEQLKRSTVDRIPELNALITLTSETFRCPMVVLSLNDDTQNKSPQLFISSVGVEETFIDSPDSFCRYVYSSQSIQVIEDPQTDPRSCNSPIIIEKKTQFCAGCPITLDDKEVIGSLSIFDDKHRKFSEGEKKQLQAFAQIVGGLLRSNLNWLQAKLALEEVEAARLLLERKSALFDELAKASGVGGWEYDIENDDLVWTQQTREIVGVDSDFVPTMESGFAYFAPEARHIIEDTVNKALVSDGIWASELPFINAQGKHMWVKTTGQGMYKDGKLYRLIGSFQDVSERKLLEQKMSENERLMQAKNDELSAIVNHIPQGVAVYDVRGLLKYWNSQYIDVYKKNTSQVRMRNSFREFLRTRFERKETTEQPDDVLEQMYDAFDAGLPLRKVYHLNSGQIVEALYNQLPDHGWICTSEDITEREKSREKIQHAAHHDILTGLANRTQFNHYVEKLPKLTQEADEHHMLMLIDLDYFKDVNDHYGHGAGDTVLKNVALRLKSSVRETDLVCRFGGDEFAILLISGHNLYQVAQEMAERIVNSISQPFDIGGKEVHIGVSIGVSWIDEEDKELNEALKRADLALYQTKTHGRNGFRFYQDHMTEDNSFKDE; encoded by the coding sequence ATGGTGAAACAATCTGATTATTCAGCAATGTACGATAGAGCCCTTGAGCAATTAAAGCGTTCAACGGTTGATCGTATTCCAGAGCTGAATGCTTTGATAACGCTTACTTCGGAAACATTCCGTTGTCCCATGGTCGTGTTATCGCTCAACGATGACACCCAGAACAAGTCGCCACAATTGTTTATCTCATCCGTTGGTGTAGAAGAGACCTTTATTGATAGTCCAGACTCTTTTTGTCGCTATGTATACTCCAGTCAGTCAATACAAGTGATAGAGGACCCGCAAACGGATCCGCGCTCATGTAATAGTCCTATTATTATTGAAAAAAAGACCCAATTTTGTGCCGGTTGCCCAATCACTCTGGATGATAAAGAAGTGATTGGTTCGTTAAGTATTTTTGACGATAAGCACCGGAAATTTAGTGAGGGCGAAAAAAAACAGCTACAGGCATTTGCCCAAATTGTCGGCGGCTTGCTGCGTTCGAACTTAAATTGGCTACAAGCAAAGTTGGCTTTAGAAGAAGTGGAAGCTGCACGATTATTGTTAGAACGTAAGAGCGCTTTGTTTGATGAGCTTGCAAAAGCCTCAGGAGTTGGTGGGTGGGAATACGACATTGAAAATGATGACTTGGTCTGGACTCAGCAAACTCGTGAAATTGTGGGCGTGGATTCGGACTTTGTTCCCACTATGGAGAGTGGCTTTGCCTATTTTGCGCCAGAAGCGCGACATATTATTGAAGACACTGTGAATAAGGCGCTTGTTAGCGACGGTATTTGGGCGAGTGAATTACCTTTTATTAATGCACAAGGTAAGCACATGTGGGTAAAAACCACCGGTCAGGGGATGTACAAAGATGGCAAACTGTATCGTTTAATCGGTTCGTTCCAAGACGTTTCAGAACGTAAATTGCTCGAACAAAAAATGAGTGAAAATGAACGTTTAATGCAAGCGAAAAACGATGAATTGAGTGCGATTGTTAACCATATTCCTCAGGGGGTTGCAGTGTATGACGTTCGTGGTTTGCTTAAATATTGGAATAGTCAATATATTGATGTGTATAAGAAAAATACATCACAAGTGCGGATGAGGAATTCTTTTCGTGAGTTTTTGCGTACTCGATTTGAGCGTAAAGAAACCACAGAACAACCAGATGATGTACTCGAACAGATGTATGATGCGTTTGATGCTGGTTTGCCATTACGTAAAGTCTATCACTTAAATTCTGGTCAAATTGTGGAGGCTCTGTACAACCAGTTACCTGACCATGGATGGATTTGTACTTCAGAAGACATCACTGAACGAGAAAAAAGTCGTGAGAAAATCCAACATGCCGCTCACCATGACATTCTTACTGGGTTAGCTAATCGAACTCAATTTAATCATTATGTCGAAAAACTTCCTAAGCTTACTCAAGAGGCCGATGAGCACCATATGTTGATGCTGATCGACCTTGATTACTTTAAAGATGTAAATGACCACTACGGTCATGGCGCTGGTGATACGGTATTAAAAAACGTTGCTCTGCGACTAAAAAGCTCCGTGAGGGAAACCGATTTAGTGTGCCGTTTTGGTGGTGATGAATTTGCAATTTTGCTTATCAGTGGTCACAACCTTTATCAGGTTGCACAAGAAATGGCAGAGCGGATTGTCAATTCAATCAGTCAGCCGTTTGATATTGGCGGTAAAGAGGTTCACATCGGGGTCAGCATTGGTGTGAGTTGGATTGATGAAGAGGACAAAGAGTTGAATGAAGCGTTGAAACGAGCTGACCTTGCTCTGTATCAAACCAAAACGCACGGACGCAATGGGTTTAGGTTTTATCAAGACCACATGACAGAGGACAATTCATTTAAGGATGAGTAG
- a CDS encoding GlxA family transcriptional regulator, with product MTKIKIGICEYPSVLKSAVYGFEEMFLLTNRLCRELKIDVVFEPNIVSHLEQPNEDYTVILLPPASVDEYYSSPNMQFIQWLQQRYSRGNILAAACAGVFILASTGCVKEREITTHWALADKLTNHFPELSVTSDKILIDHGDMITAGGMMSWLDLGFELVNKYSSKRVVQRLGKTLVIDTAHREQSYYQQFNPSFSHGDIAITAAQQFMHQNFFKAISIKGLAKQVNLTERTLQRRFLKATGQNPNHYLQRLRIQKVCDYLESTHQSFEWIANQVGYEDVSACRKVFINIIGLTPREFKKRFC from the coding sequence GTGACCAAGATAAAAATAGGAATTTGTGAATATCCCTCAGTACTGAAATCTGCCGTGTATGGCTTTGAGGAGATGTTTTTACTGACAAATAGGTTGTGTCGAGAACTAAAGATAGATGTGGTGTTTGAGCCAAACATTGTTTCGCATCTTGAACAACCTAACGAAGATTACACAGTTATCCTTTTACCGCCAGCTTCGGTTGATGAGTATTATTCATCTCCTAATATGCAATTCATCCAATGGCTACAACAGAGATATTCAAGAGGAAATATTTTAGCTGCCGCTTGTGCTGGCGTATTCATTCTTGCTAGTACAGGATGTGTCAAAGAAAGAGAAATAACAACGCACTGGGCATTAGCAGACAAACTAACGAATCATTTCCCTGAGCTATCTGTGACCAGTGATAAAATTCTCATTGATCACGGTGATATGATTACCGCTGGTGGAATGATGTCATGGTTAGATCTTGGTTTTGAATTGGTTAACAAATATTCATCCAAGAGAGTGGTGCAGCGACTCGGGAAAACTTTAGTCATTGATACGGCCCATAGAGAACAAAGCTACTATCAACAGTTTAACCCCTCGTTTTCTCATGGTGATATTGCCATTACGGCTGCACAGCAATTTATGCATCAGAATTTTTTTAAAGCTATTTCCATTAAAGGGTTGGCTAAGCAAGTGAACTTGACAGAAAGAACACTTCAAAGACGTTTTTTGAAAGCAACTGGTCAAAACCCAAATCACTATTTACAGCGCTTAAGAATCCAAAAAGTGTGTGATTATTTAGAAAGCACACACCAGTCGTTTGAATGGATAGCGAATCAAGTTGGGTATGAAGACGTCAGTGCTTGCAGAAAAGTGTTTATCAACATTATAGGATTAACGCCTCGTGAGTTTAAGAAACGGTTTTGTTAA
- a CDS encoding type II toxin-antitoxin system Phd/YefM family antitoxin codes for MNRIRFDQDIRPLSEFRSGVASFIKQINETRRPLVITQRGKGVAVVLDVEEYEAMQEKIELLEEMRTAEAQLASGLGISNEDARASVLGRIKK; via the coding sequence ATGAACCGTATCCGTTTTGATCAAGATATCAGACCGTTATCTGAATTTCGTTCAGGTGTGGCTTCATTTATCAAACAAATCAATGAGACTAGACGTCCATTAGTCATTACCCAACGGGGAAAAGGTGTTGCTGTTGTTCTAGATGTAGAAGAATACGAAGCAATGCAAGAGAAGATTGAATTACTTGAAGAAATGCGAACAGCAGAAGCCCAACTAGCTTCAGGTCTGGGGATTTCAAATGAAGACGCTCGAGCTAGTGTACTGGGGCGCATTAAGAAATGA
- a CDS encoding DMT family transporter: MPYLLLTLAAMFWGGNYVVGHVLVAHADPIVMTQARWLLTALLLSLFYFQQVKQHWRAIKGSLSSIFFLAIFGQVLFPLTLYIGLQTTSSLNAAIYMSATPGVVLLINFLIFRDHITRNNVIGVVLSSFGVLFLIMKGDIGNVQSLTHLNHGDVWAMGSALSWAFYCSFLRIKDKSISSNAFVTTSSLIGATVLIPIVTYYVLIHPQVDLSSYGQISFWTGLIYLVVFPSWLSYVFWNKGIGEIGATRGEIYTHIIPLSGGVFSITFLDVAIENYHWVSALLIALGIWLCSKKSKQSSGVRVAHPQHK; the protein is encoded by the coding sequence ATGCCTTATCTTTTACTTACTCTTGCGGCCATGTTCTGGGGCGGTAATTATGTTGTGGGCCATGTGCTCGTTGCTCATGCCGACCCTATTGTGATGACCCAAGCTCGCTGGTTGCTCACAGCACTCTTGCTCTCTTTGTTCTACTTTCAACAAGTAAAACAGCATTGGCGAGCGATTAAAGGTTCATTGAGTTCTATCTTCTTTCTCGCCATCTTTGGTCAAGTGCTCTTTCCATTGACCTTGTATATTGGGTTACAAACCACATCTTCCCTGAACGCTGCAATTTACATGTCCGCGACACCTGGCGTAGTGCTGTTGATTAACTTCCTGATTTTTCGCGATCATATTACAAGGAATAATGTCATTGGTGTGGTATTGAGCTCCTTTGGTGTGTTATTTCTCATAATGAAAGGGGATATAGGTAATGTGCAGTCACTTACACATCTTAATCATGGTGATGTATGGGCAATGGGGTCGGCTTTAAGTTGGGCGTTTTACTGTTCGTTTTTGCGGATTAAGGATAAAAGCATTTCGAGTAATGCGTTTGTTACCACGAGCTCGCTGATTGGTGCTACCGTGTTAATCCCAATTGTCACTTATTATGTATTAATACACCCACAGGTCGATTTGAGCTCATATGGGCAAATCTCGTTTTGGACAGGGCTAATATATCTTGTTGTATTCCCATCTTGGTTATCCTACGTATTTTGGAATAAGGGAATTGGTGAAATCGGTGCGACGCGAGGAGAAATTTATACTCACATCATACCGTTATCTGGCGGTGTTTTCAGTATCACTTTTCTTGATGTAGCAATTGAAAATTACCACTGGGTGAGCGCGCTTTTGATCGCATTGGGCATTTGGTTATGTTCAAAAAAAAGTAAGCAGTCTAGTGGGGTTAGAGTTGCCCACCCTCAGCATAAATAA
- a CDS encoding TetR/AcrR family transcriptional regulator: MTTKADIIIDAATTVFTAYGYNSPSIDKICETAKVSKMTFYRHFEDKDKLIDAVLTKKHQQFIDAIQAITKTSPTAKEQLWGIFQYYQAWFEQETFNGCMFSRALFETGNTNPKIQQLNSAFRTEMLSELQAILRAVLKPEAAERISTAILMLIDGAIIAQASNNHELQEYPPITTAWQAVKALIYAEGGQL, translated from the coding sequence TTGACTACCAAAGCAGACATAATTATTGATGCAGCCACAACGGTGTTCACAGCCTATGGTTATAACTCTCCGAGCATTGATAAGATTTGTGAAACAGCAAAGGTGTCGAAAATGACCTTTTATCGTCACTTCGAAGATAAGGATAAGTTAATTGATGCAGTGTTAACGAAAAAGCATCAACAATTTATTGATGCCATTCAAGCGATAACCAAAACATCTCCTACAGCCAAAGAGCAACTGTGGGGCATCTTTCAGTATTATCAGGCGTGGTTTGAACAAGAGACCTTTAATGGTTGTATGTTCAGTCGTGCCTTATTTGAAACGGGTAATACCAATCCAAAAATCCAACAGTTGAATAGCGCTTTCCGTACTGAGATGCTTAGTGAGCTACAAGCAATTTTACGAGCAGTATTAAAACCTGAAGCTGCAGAGCGAATCTCAACCGCGATTTTAATGCTTATCGACGGTGCTATTATTGCGCAAGCGTCTAATAACCATGAATTGCAAGAATACCCCCCAATAACCACCGCATGGCAAGCCGTTAAAGCACTTATTTATGCTGAGGGTGGGCAACTCTAA
- a CDS encoding iron-containing alcohol dehydrogenase, protein MLNFTYFNPTKAHFGKGQIAALKHEIPLNSRVLVTYGGGSIKKNGVYDQVMTALAGMTVIEFCGIEPNPHFETLVKAVDLVREHHIDLILAVGGGSVIDGSKFIAAAACYQGDYWDIITTGGNCVTKALPLGCVVTLPATGSEMNRNSVVTRAATQDKLSFGSDYVRPQFAILDPQTTYTLPPRQIANGVVDSFVHIMEQYMTYPVNMKVSDRFAESLLQNLFEDGPTALEMPEDYDVRANLMWTATMALNGTLRNGVPTDWATHAIGHELTGLYGLDHAQTLAIVMPALWRYKKEQKKGKLLQYAERVLGITQGCDDEKVEQAIVQTERFFETMGNPTRLSSYELNASDIEAVAAKLKEHGQVALGEHKDITPDDAVAILTLAL, encoded by the coding sequence ATGCTCAATTTCACCTATTTCAACCCGACCAAAGCGCATTTTGGTAAGGGACAAATTGCGGCGTTGAAACATGAAATTCCGCTCAATAGTCGCGTTCTCGTCACTTATGGTGGTGGCAGCATTAAGAAAAATGGCGTTTATGACCAAGTGATGACGGCATTGGCTGGCATGACTGTGATTGAATTTTGCGGTATTGAGCCGAATCCGCATTTCGAAACCTTGGTGAAAGCCGTTGACCTTGTTAGAGAACACCATATCGATTTGATCCTTGCCGTCGGGGGTGGTTCGGTGATTGATGGCAGTAAATTTATTGCAGCCGCCGCCTGTTATCAGGGCGATTATTGGGACATCATTACCACTGGCGGTAACTGTGTGACAAAAGCTCTTCCGTTGGGTTGTGTGGTGACATTACCGGCAACGGGGTCAGAAATGAACCGTAATAGCGTAGTTACACGCGCTGCAACGCAAGATAAATTGTCTTTTGGTTCGGATTATGTACGTCCGCAATTTGCGATTCTCGATCCTCAAACCACCTATACATTGCCTCCACGTCAAATCGCTAATGGTGTGGTCGATAGTTTCGTGCATATCATGGAACAGTACATGACCTATCCAGTGAACATGAAAGTCTCAGACCGTTTTGCCGAAAGCTTATTGCAAAACCTGTTTGAAGATGGCCCAACGGCACTCGAAATGCCAGAAGATTACGATGTGCGAGCCAACCTGATGTGGACAGCGACCATGGCGCTGAACGGAACTCTAAGAAATGGTGTACCAACCGATTGGGCAACTCACGCCATTGGTCATGAACTTACGGGGCTTTATGGGTTAGATCACGCGCAAACACTGGCTATTGTGATGCCTGCGCTATGGCGCTACAAAAAGGAACAAAAAAAAGGAAAGCTTCTGCAATACGCAGAGCGTGTGTTGGGTATCACTCAAGGCTGTGATGATGAAAAAGTAGAGCAGGCGATTGTGCAAACTGAGCGCTTTTTTGAAACGATGGGTAACCCAACTCGGCTTTCGTCTTATGAACTAAACGCTAGTGATATTGAGGCGGTAGCGGCTAAGCTCAAAGAGCATGGTCAAGTGGCGTTAGGTGAACACAAAGACATTACGCCAGATGATGCAGTAGCAATTTTAACGTTGGCGCTGTAG
- a CDS encoding cysteine hydrolase family protein → MSQTALLVIDLQNDYFPNGKFPLWNTELVLNNVKTLINHANKQQMPILLVQHISSAPKGKAPFFEQGSEGVDIHSDILAICTNAKIIQKKFADSFHETNLSSVLSELAIDELLICGMMTQNCVTHTAMSKQAENYKVTVIQDCCTTTDQMIHNIALNAVGVHIPLVDLAELL, encoded by the coding sequence ATGAGCCAAACCGCTCTACTCGTCATAGACTTGCAAAACGACTACTTCCCCAATGGTAAATTTCCATTATGGAATACAGAATTAGTATTGAATAACGTCAAAACACTAATTAATCACGCTAACAAGCAACAAATGCCCATCTTGCTTGTTCAACATATTTCCTCAGCCCCAAAAGGTAAGGCTCCATTTTTCGAACAAGGAAGTGAGGGGGTTGATATACATTCAGACATATTAGCTATTTGTACTAATGCAAAAATTATTCAGAAGAAATTTGCTGATAGTTTTCATGAAACAAATTTGAGTAGCGTTCTATCTGAACTTGCCATTGATGAATTACTGATATGCGGAATGATGACTCAAAATTGTGTCACTCACACAGCAATGTCTAAACAGGCAGAAAACTACAAAGTTACGGTCATTCAAGATTGTTGTACCACGACAGATCAAATGATTCATAATATTGCATTAAACGCAGTAGGCGTTCATATCCCACTGGTCGATTTAGCTGAACTGTTATAA
- a CDS encoding helix-turn-helix domain-containing protein — protein sequence MTNAESHLKQHIAQHLKAIRSERQLSLDAVAKLTGVSKAMLGQIEREESSPTIAKLWQIASGLDTSFSAFLGQISQEHEREETEFPEDPNMQMTTLMPYDPRVKFEMFDISLFAHHEQHSTAHALGVMETVWVIEGSLELFFDNEWHTLNPNDTARFFADQPHVYRAKTEQVRFQNLVHYT from the coding sequence ATGACCAACGCAGAATCTCATTTGAAACAGCATATTGCTCAGCACCTAAAAGCGATTCGCAGTGAACGTCAATTAAGCCTCGATGCGGTGGCAAAATTGACTGGCGTTTCCAAAGCCATGTTGGGTCAAATCGAGCGTGAAGAGTCTAGCCCTACCATTGCTAAGTTATGGCAAATCGCCAGTGGTCTAGATACCTCTTTTTCCGCTTTCCTTGGGCAGATATCGCAAGAGCATGAACGGGAAGAAACAGAGTTTCCAGAGGATCCTAATATGCAAATGACCACGTTAATGCCTTACGATCCCCGAGTAAAATTCGAAATGTTCGACATTTCCCTATTCGCTCACCATGAGCAACACTCGACTGCCCACGCCCTTGGAGTGATGGAAACAGTATGGGTGATTGAAGGCAGCTTAGAGCTGTTTTTCGATAACGAATGGCACACACTTAATCCCAATGACACCGCCCGTTTTTTTGCCGATCAGCCCCATGTCTACCGAGCCAAAACCGAGCAAGTGAGGTTTCAGAATTTGGTGCATTACACTTAA